One window from the genome of Bradyrhizobium xenonodulans encodes:
- a CDS encoding DUF1428 domain-containing protein: MPYVDGFVLAVPKDKIEAYKTLATTACALWMEHGALDYVECIADDVPYGELTSFPRAVIAKEDEVVVFAWIVYRDRETRDAVNKKVMADPRLKMEGMPFDGKRMIYGGFTTLLRASDVVT, encoded by the coding sequence ATGCCCTATGTCGATGGTTTCGTGCTGGCCGTGCCGAAGGACAAGATCGAGGCCTACAAGACGCTGGCGACAACCGCCTGTGCGCTCTGGATGGAGCACGGCGCGCTCGACTACGTCGAATGTATCGCCGACGACGTGCCCTATGGCGAGCTGACCTCGTTTCCGCGCGCGGTGATCGCGAAGGAGGACGAGGTCGTGGTGTTCGCCTGGATCGTCTACCGCGATCGGGAGACGCGCGATGCCGTCAACAAGAAGGTGATGGCCGACCCGCGGCTGAAGATGGAGGGCATGCCGTTCGACGGCAAGCGCATGATCTATGGCGGCTTCACGACGCTGCTTCGGGCGAGCGACGTCGTGACCTGA
- a CDS encoding caspase family protein yields the protein MSTRLSLLCVHGVGHAEIDAGFQQSWSKVITRAVESVDPDVQLSIDFVRYDDLFDKAPLNAFTYAAASAKLLASAVVHGFGDLLTGARGIGDIPAVVKWTAGMVAQWSTDEQLRKDLRQVILDKIEAKTYDMVLAHSLGSLICYDTFLHDSDAIKNAIFVSFGSQIGNPAVRDVFAGRIKPLTCRKWYHLYNPGDHVLTYPLDIRADNYQQVTVPFDVPNDVLNHDATWYLSHTSTVATVWHDAAPAPTPRAIVSAAREMTSLAVKPGRRALLIGINDYPDPASRLEGCVNDVFLMSSVLQESGFEPEDIRIVLNDRATTQGIMDRLHWLLDGVRDGDERMLFYSGHGAQIPRYNIQGEPDHVDECLVPYDFDWSPAHAVLDRQFAELYSQLPYESYFVAMFDCCHSGGLTRDGGPRVRGLSPPDDIRHRALKWDAAERMWMPRDFAPLNKSLKDRKNGADFLGQNGATQRLGRAMMLRTKPDKDYNKTRKELDHYGPYMPILLEACQEQQLSYEYRDGVTSYGVYTYSMAATLRELRAKGENPSFNTLNELVTEKLRRMRYNQTPNLVGAKIRCDAPVPWGNSQGTSAAKPTAQAGPKSSSRRSRKTSRKQAPAAKKSAAKKKR from the coding sequence ATGAGCACCCGCCTGTCTTTGCTTTGCGTGCATGGCGTCGGTCACGCCGAGATCGACGCCGGGTTTCAGCAGTCCTGGTCCAAAGTCATCACGCGCGCTGTCGAGTCGGTCGATCCGGACGTCCAGCTCTCGATCGACTTCGTTCGCTACGACGATCTGTTCGACAAGGCCCCGCTCAATGCGTTCACCTACGCCGCGGCCTCGGCCAAGCTGCTGGCGAGCGCGGTCGTTCACGGCTTCGGCGACCTCCTGACCGGCGCACGCGGCATTGGAGACATCCCCGCCGTCGTCAAATGGACCGCAGGCATGGTCGCCCAGTGGTCAACCGACGAGCAGCTCCGCAAGGACCTGCGCCAGGTCATTCTCGACAAGATCGAGGCCAAGACCTACGACATGGTTCTGGCGCACAGCCTCGGCTCGCTGATCTGCTACGACACCTTCCTGCACGACAGTGACGCGATCAAGAACGCGATCTTCGTCAGCTTCGGATCGCAAATCGGCAACCCGGCGGTGCGCGACGTCTTTGCCGGTCGTATCAAGCCCCTGACCTGCCGGAAATGGTATCACCTCTACAATCCCGGGGATCACGTGCTGACCTATCCGCTCGACATCCGGGCGGATAATTACCAGCAGGTCACGGTGCCTTTCGACGTTCCCAACGACGTACTGAATCATGATGCGACGTGGTATCTGTCGCACACCAGCACGGTTGCGACCGTCTGGCATGATGCCGCCCCGGCGCCCACCCCGCGCGCCATCGTGAGCGCGGCGCGCGAGATGACGAGCCTTGCGGTCAAACCCGGCCGCCGCGCCCTGCTGATCGGCATCAACGACTACCCCGACCCCGCCAGCAGGCTCGAAGGCTGCGTCAACGATGTCTTCCTGATGAGCTCAGTGCTCCAGGAGAGCGGTTTCGAGCCGGAGGATATCCGCATCGTCCTCAACGACCGCGCCACGACGCAAGGGATCATGGACCGGCTGCATTGGCTGCTCGACGGCGTTCGCGATGGTGACGAGCGCATGCTGTTCTATTCGGGACACGGCGCCCAGATTCCGCGTTACAACATCCAGGGCGAGCCGGATCACGTCGACGAATGTCTCGTTCCCTATGATTTCGACTGGTCGCCGGCGCACGCCGTTCTGGACCGCCAGTTCGCCGAGCTGTACTCGCAGTTGCCCTATGAAAGCTATTTCGTGGCGATGTTCGATTGCTGCCATTCGGGCGGGCTGACGCGCGACGGCGGTCCGCGTGTCCGGGGCTTGAGCCCGCCGGACGACATCCGCCACCGTGCGCTGAAGTGGGATGCGGCCGAGCGGATGTGGATGCCGCGCGACTTCGCGCCACTGAACAAGAGCCTGAAGGACAGGAAGAACGGCGCCGATTTCCTCGGGCAGAACGGGGCAACGCAACGGCTGGGGCGCGCGATGATGCTGCGAACCAAGCCGGACAAGGACTACAACAAGACGCGCAAGGAGCTCGATCATTACGGGCCGTACATGCCGATCCTGCTCGAGGCCTGTCAGGAGCAGCAGCTCTCCTACGAATATCGGGATGGCGTGACGTCCTACGGCGTCTACACCTACTCCATGGCCGCCACGCTGCGCGAGCTGAGAGCCAAGGGCGAAAATCCATCGTTCAACACGCTCAATGAGCTCGTCACGGAGAAGCTGAGGCGCATGAGATACAACCAGACGCCCAATCTGGTCGGCGCCAAGATCCGCTGCGACGCGCCCGTGCCGTGGGGCAATTCGCAAGGCACGTCTGCCGCCAAGCCCACCGCGCAGGCCGGCCCGAAATCATCGTCCAGACGATCGCGCAAGACCAGCCGCAAGCAGGCGCCGGCAGCGAAGAAGAGTGCGGCGAAGAAGAAGCGATAG
- a CDS encoding caspase family protein, whose product MATGISLHIGLNAVDPQHYEGWSGPLNACEADANDMADLAHTSGFAPTKLLTRKATRAAVLGGIAHAAKTLKSGDMFFVTYSGHGGQLPDLNGDEPDGKDETWCLYDGELVDDELYSSWGAFAAGVRILLLSDSCHSGSVSKALHYQARARSAPGTVYRAMPDEVALRVYQGNRKTYDPILKRRDLSEALGNVKASVLLISGCQDNQLSQDGTFNGLFTGTLKTVWNGGTFKGSYRRFHTAIGAKMPPDQSPKLSLVGAGNPAFMAARPFTLAKTKKTAAKKKKAAAKKKSARSKPG is encoded by the coding sequence ATGGCGACAGGCATTTCCCTGCACATCGGATTGAACGCGGTCGATCCGCAGCATTACGAAGGCTGGAGCGGACCCCTCAACGCCTGCGAGGCCGACGCCAACGACATGGCGGACCTCGCCCACACGAGCGGCTTTGCACCGACCAAGCTGCTCACCCGCAAGGCGACCCGCGCCGCCGTTCTCGGCGGCATCGCGCACGCGGCCAAGACCCTCAAATCGGGCGACATGTTCTTCGTGACCTATTCGGGCCACGGCGGTCAGCTGCCGGACCTCAACGGCGACGAGCCCGACGGCAAGGACGAGACCTGGTGCCTCTACGACGGCGAGCTCGTCGACGACGAGCTGTATTCCTCATGGGGCGCATTTGCAGCCGGCGTGCGCATCCTGCTGCTCTCTGACAGTTGCCATAGCGGCAGCGTGAGCAAGGCGCTGCATTATCAGGCCAGGGCACGCAGCGCCCCCGGCACCGTCTATCGCGCAATGCCGGACGAGGTGGCGCTGCGCGTCTACCAGGGCAACAGGAAGACCTACGATCCGATCCTGAAGCGGCGCGATTTGTCCGAGGCCCTCGGCAACGTCAAGGCATCGGTGCTGCTGATCTCCGGCTGCCAGGACAACCAGCTCTCGCAGGACGGCACATTCAACGGCCTGTTCACGGGAACGCTGAAGACCGTCTGGAACGGCGGCACGTTCAAGGGATCCTACCGCCGCTTCCATACCGCGATCGGCGCCAAGATGCCGCCGGATCAGTCGCCGAAACTGTCGCTGGTGGGCGCCGGCAATCCGGCCTTCATGGCCGCGCGCCCCTTCACGCTGGCCAAGACGAAGAAAACCGCAGCGAAGAAAAAGAAGGCAGCGGCGAAGAAGAAGTCAGCTCGGAGCAAACCG
- a CDS encoding multidrug efflux RND transporter permease subunit, with product MTEGGISAPFIRYPIGTSLLMAGILFVGLVAYPLLPVAPLPQVDFPTIQITANLPGGSPETMASSVAQPLERQFAQIPGIAQMTSTSYLGTASITIQFDLNRSIDGAANDVQGAINAASGQLPKNLPSPPTYRKVNPADAPILLLSATSETLPLTSVSDAVDAQLAQQISQLSGVAQVFIGGQQKPSIRIQVDPAKLVAKGLSMEDVRSQIAITTVDSPKGNIDGEKRAYTIYANDQLTQSKDWNDVIIAYRNGGPLRIRDIGQAVSGAEDAKQAAWANGKRGVFLVIFKQPGANVIETVDRIKATLPRLVAAIPPAIKIELISDRTTTIRAAVEDVQFTLLLTIALVVMVIFIFLRSFWATVIPTITVPLALLGACALMWVVGYSLDNLSLMALTIAVGFVVDDAIVMLENITRYIEEGESPMAAAFKGSKEIGFTIVSISISLVAVLIPLLLMGGIIGRLFREFAVVLAMTIFVSMFVSLTLTPMMASRFLRAHGEVTHGKFYQWSERAFDGMLRGYEYVLDHALAWRRTTLTIFFATLALSVYLFVLIPKGFFPQQDVGLITATSEASQDISFKEMQRRQVELGKLVMEDPDVATIAMNIGGSGRAGNNGNMFITLKPRNQREASAQQIIARLRPKLEKVSGARLYMQAAQDVRLGGRPTRTQFEFTLQDADLAELNDWAPKILAKMQTLPELRDVATDQQTQGTTVQLKINRDTAARYGIQPQLIDDTLYDAFGQRQVTQYFTQLNTYKVILEILPELQGNLDSLNKLYLKSPLTGDQVPLSTFASWSTDPVRPLSISHQGQFPAITISFNLAQGVALGQATEAVQKAMADLGAPPTLNSSFQGTAQAFQQSLGTVPLLILAALVVVYLILGILYESYIHPITILSTLPSAGVGALLILMAAGFDFSLIALIGIILLIGIVKKNGIMMVDFAIAAERDEHKTPAESIRQAALLRFRPIMMTTMAALLGGVPLMLGHGTGAEIRQPLGYAMVGGLIVSQALTLFTTPVVYLYLDELNNWFSGWGRSGDGEGHETPDRDTVKEAAE from the coding sequence ATGACCGAGGGCGGGATTTCGGCACCCTTCATCCGTTATCCCATCGGCACCTCGCTGCTGATGGCCGGCATTCTCTTCGTCGGTCTCGTCGCCTATCCGCTGCTGCCGGTCGCGCCGCTGCCGCAGGTGGACTTTCCGACCATCCAGATCACCGCCAATTTGCCGGGCGGCAGCCCCGAGACCATGGCCTCGTCGGTGGCCCAGCCGCTGGAGCGGCAATTCGCCCAGATTCCCGGCATCGCCCAGATGACCTCGACGAGCTATCTCGGCACCGCCTCGATCACCATCCAGTTCGACCTCAACCGCAGCATCGACGGCGCCGCCAACGACGTCCAGGGCGCGATCAACGCCGCCAGCGGCCAATTGCCGAAGAACCTGCCCTCGCCGCCGACCTACCGCAAGGTCAACCCGGCCGATGCGCCGATCCTGCTGCTGTCGGCGACGTCGGAGACGCTGCCACTCACCAGCGTCAGCGACGCGGTCGACGCCCAGCTCGCACAGCAGATCAGCCAGCTCTCGGGCGTGGCGCAGGTCTTCATCGGCGGTCAGCAGAAGCCGTCCATCCGCATCCAGGTCGACCCGGCGAAACTGGTCGCCAAGGGCCTGTCGATGGAGGACGTGCGCAGCCAGATCGCAATCACCACCGTCGACAGCCCCAAGGGCAATATCGACGGCGAGAAGCGCGCCTACACGATCTACGCCAACGACCAGCTGACCCAGTCAAAGGACTGGAACGACGTCATCATCGCCTATCGCAATGGCGGCCCGTTGCGAATCCGCGACATCGGCCAGGCGGTCAGCGGTGCCGAAGACGCCAAGCAGGCGGCCTGGGCCAACGGCAAACGCGGCGTATTCCTGGTGATCTTCAAGCAGCCGGGCGCCAACGTCATCGAGACCGTGGACCGGATCAAGGCCACCCTGCCCCGCCTCGTGGCGGCGATCCCGCCCGCGATCAAGATCGAGCTCATCAGCGACCGCACCACGACGATCCGCGCCGCGGTCGAGGACGTCCAGTTCACGCTGCTCCTGACCATCGCCCTCGTGGTCATGGTCATCTTCATCTTCCTGCGCAGCTTCTGGGCGACCGTCATTCCCACCATCACGGTTCCGCTGGCGCTGCTGGGCGCGTGCGCCCTGATGTGGGTCGTCGGCTATTCGCTCGACAATCTGTCGCTGATGGCGCTCACGATCGCGGTCGGATTCGTCGTCGACGACGCCATCGTGATGCTCGAGAACATCACCCGCTACATCGAGGAAGGCGAATCGCCGATGGCGGCGGCCTTCAAGGGCTCGAAGGAAATCGGCTTCACCATCGTCTCGATCAGCATCTCGCTGGTCGCGGTGCTGATCCCGCTGCTGCTGATGGGCGGCATCATCGGCCGCCTGTTCCGCGAATTCGCCGTCGTGCTGGCGATGACCATCTTCGTCTCGATGTTCGTGTCGCTGACCCTGACGCCGATGATGGCCTCGCGGTTCCTTCGCGCGCATGGCGAGGTGACCCACGGCAAGTTCTACCAGTGGAGCGAGCGCGCCTTCGACGGCATGCTGCGCGGCTACGAATACGTGCTCGACCATGCTCTCGCCTGGCGCCGCACCACGCTCACGATCTTCTTCGCGACCCTCGCTTTGTCGGTCTATCTGTTCGTCCTGATCCCGAAGGGCTTCTTCCCGCAGCAGGACGTCGGCCTGATCACCGCGACCTCGGAAGCCTCCCAGGACATCTCGTTCAAGGAGATGCAGCGGCGGCAGGTCGAGCTCGGCAAGCTCGTGATGGAGGACCCTGATGTCGCGACGATCGCGATGAACATCGGCGGCAGCGGCCGCGCCGGCAACAACGGCAACATGTTCATCACGCTGAAGCCGCGCAACCAGCGCGAGGCCTCGGCGCAGCAGATCATCGCGCGGCTGCGTCCCAAGCTCGAGAAGGTGTCCGGTGCTCGCCTCTACATGCAGGCGGCCCAGGACGTCCGGCTCGGCGGCCGGCCGACGCGCACGCAGTTCGAGTTCACCCTGCAGGATGCGGATCTCGCCGAGCTCAACGACTGGGCGCCGAAGATCCTCGCCAAGATGCAGACACTTCCGGAGCTGCGCGACGTCGCCACCGACCAGCAGACGCAAGGCACCACGGTGCAGCTCAAGATCAACCGCGATACCGCTGCCCGCTATGGCATCCAGCCGCAGCTGATCGACGACACGCTGTACGACGCCTTCGGACAGCGGCAGGTGACGCAATATTTCACCCAGCTCAACACCTACAAGGTGATCCTCGAGATCCTACCGGAGCTGCAGGGCAATCTCGACAGCCTGAACAAGCTCTATCTGAAATCGCCGCTGACCGGCGACCAGGTGCCGCTGTCGACCTTCGCGAGCTGGAGCACCGATCCGGTCCGCCCGCTCTCGATCAGCCACCAGGGCCAGTTCCCGGCGATCACGATCAGCTTCAACCTCGCGCAGGGCGTCGCGCTCGGCCAGGCCACCGAAGCCGTGCAGAAGGCGATGGCCGATCTCGGCGCTCCGCCGACGCTGAACTCGAGCTTCCAGGGCACCGCCCAGGCGTTCCAGCAATCGCTCGGCACCGTACCGCTGCTGATCCTCGCAGCCCTCGTCGTGGTCTATCTGATCCTCGGCATCCTCTACGAGAGCTACATCCATCCGATCACGATTCTATCGACCCTGCCCTCGGCCGGCGTCGGCGCGCTGCTGATCCTGATGGCGGCCGGCTTCGACTTCAGCCTCATTGCTTTGATCGGAATCATTCTCCTGATCGGCATCGTGAAGAAGAACGGCATCATGATGGTCGACTTCGCCATCGCCGCCGAACGCGACGAGCACAAGACGCCGGCGGAATCCATTCGTCAGGCCGCGCTGTTGCGCTTCCGTCCGATCATGATGACGACGATGGCGGCGCTGCTCGGCGGCGTGCCCTTGATGCTCGGCCATGGCACCGGCGCCGAGATCCGCCAGCCGCTCGGCTACGCCATGGTCGGCGGCCTGATCGTCAGCCAGGCGCTGACGCTGTTCACCACACCCGTCGTCTATCTCTATCTCGACGAGCTCAACAACTGGTTCTCGGGCTGGGGCCGCTCCGGCGACGGCGAGGGTCACGAGACCCCCGATCGCGACACCGTCAAGGAAGCCGCCGAGTAG
- a CDS encoding invasion associated locus B family protein has protein sequence MLMQSRLAALAAAVLLSTGAAYAQQGAKKNAAPPAPAAQPAPAPTQAQVDGAPAQQPGWVVRCTSISRDAPLECAMEQNAVLTKTGQTIVLVNIRIAPDTRTPVALLQLPLGLNLPVGAKLQVDEGKTVDLQIQTCENRGCYASTPIAPDLLATLRSGKQLKVSFQNMAKETIAIPMPLNDFAAAYDKIK, from the coding sequence ATGCTCATGCAATCCAGACTTGCCGCCCTCGCCGCCGCTGTCCTGTTGTCGACGGGCGCCGCGTATGCCCAGCAGGGCGCCAAGAAGAACGCCGCCCCCCCTGCTCCGGCGGCGCAGCCCGCGCCGGCCCCGACGCAGGCACAGGTGGACGGTGCTCCGGCGCAGCAGCCCGGCTGGGTGGTGCGCTGCACCAGCATCAGCCGCGACGCGCCGCTCGAATGCGCGATGGAGCAGAATGCGGTGCTGACCAAGACCGGCCAGACCATCGTGCTGGTCAACATCCGCATCGCGCCCGACACCCGCACGCCGGTGGCGCTGCTGCAATTGCCGCTCGGCCTCAACCTGCCCGTCGGCGCCAAGCTCCAGGTCGACGAGGGCAAGACCGTCGACCTCCAGATCCAGACCTGCGAGAATCGCGGCTGCTACGCTTCGACGCCGATCGCGCCGGATCTGCTGGCGACCTTGCGGTCGGGCAAGCAGCTCAAGGTCTCCTTCCAGAACATGGCCAAGGAGACGATCGCGATTCCGATGCCGCTGAATGATTTCGCGGCGGCCTACGACAAGATCAAGTAA